In a single window of the Elaeis guineensis isolate ETL-2024a chromosome 8, EG11, whole genome shotgun sequence genome:
- the LOC114913052 gene encoding probable thimet oligopeptidase isoform X4, translating into MVELHKHLHPKLMLGIPLLEGTNPASCFPRIAIGYEVVCCNYIWSEVSAADIFVSEFQDDLLNQYAGLQYRNKVLASEGAKETLEILSDYL; encoded by the exons ATGGTAGAGTTACACAAGCATCTCCATCCTAAG CTAATGTTAGGAATACCATTGTTGGAAGGGACCAACCCAGCCTCATGTTTCCCTCGCATTGCTATTGGTTATGAAGTGGTCTGCTGTAATTATATCTGGAGTGAG GTTTCTGCTGCTGATATATTTGTTTCAGAATTTCAAGATGATTTGCTCAACCAGTATGCAGGATTGCAGTATAGGAATAAG GTATTAGCCTCCGAAGGAGCTAAGGAAACCCTTGAGATTCTATCAGATTATCTTTGA
- the LOC114913052 gene encoding probable thimet oligopeptidase isoform X1, with product MVVEQTGHCVRKGLVHQIIHSSENGDMVELHKHLHPKLMLGIPLLEGTNPASCFPRIAIGYEVVCCNYIWSEVSAADIFVSEFQDDLLNQYAGLQYRNKVLASEGAKETLEILSDYL from the exons ATGGTGGTGGAGCAAACCGGCCACTGTGTTAGGAAGG GCCTGGTTCATCAAATTATACATTCAAGTGAGAATGGGGACATGGTAGAGTTACACAAGCATCTCCATCCTAAG CTAATGTTAGGAATACCATTGTTGGAAGGGACCAACCCAGCCTCATGTTTCCCTCGCATTGCTATTGGTTATGAAGTGGTCTGCTGTAATTATATCTGGAGTGAG GTTTCTGCTGCTGATATATTTGTTTCAGAATTTCAAGATGATTTGCTCAACCAGTATGCAGGATTGCAGTATAGGAATAAG GTATTAGCCTCCGAAGGAGCTAAGGAAACCCTTGAGATTCTATCAGATTATCTTTGA
- the LOC114913052 gene encoding uncharacterized protein isoform X2: protein MVVEQTGHCVRKGLVHQIIHSSENGDMVELHKHLHPKEYHCWKGPTQPHVSLALLLVMKWSAVIISGVRFLLLIYLFQNFKMICSTSMQDCSIGIRY, encoded by the exons ATGGTGGTGGAGCAAACCGGCCACTGTGTTAGGAAGG GCCTGGTTCATCAAATTATACATTCAAGTGAGAATGGGGACATGGTAGAGTTACACAAGCATCTCCATCCTAAG GAATACCATTGTTGGAAGGGACCAACCCAGCCTCATGTTTCCCTCGCATTGCTATTGGTTATGAAGTGGTCTGCTGTAATTATATCTGGAGTGAG GTTTCTGCTGCTGATATATTTGTTTCAGAATTTCAAGATGATTTGCTCAACCAGTATGCAGGATTGCAGTATAGGAATAAG GTATTAG
- the LOC114913052 gene encoding uncharacterized protein isoform X3: MVVEQTGHCVRKGLVHQIIHSSENGDMVELHKHLHPKGPTQPHVSLALLLVMKWSAVIISGVRFLLLIYLFQNFKMICSTSMQDCSIGIRY, from the exons ATGGTGGTGGAGCAAACCGGCCACTGTGTTAGGAAGG GCCTGGTTCATCAAATTATACATTCAAGTGAGAATGGGGACATGGTAGAGTTACACAAGCATCTCCATCCTAAG GGACCAACCCAGCCTCATGTTTCCCTCGCATTGCTATTGGTTATGAAGTGGTCTGCTGTAATTATATCTGGAGTGAG GTTTCTGCTGCTGATATATTTGTTTCAGAATTTCAAGATGATTTGCTCAACCAGTATGCAGGATTGCAGTATAGGAATAAG GTATTAG